The DNA sequence CCGCAGCGACGACGAGGTGGCCGCCGGCCGCTCCCGCGACCCGCTCGACGTGCTCGACCTGCCCGCAGACGTACGCGGGGCGATCGACGCCGAGATCGAGGCGCTGCTGGCCGAGGCGGTCGCGTTCGCCCTGGACAGCCCCGCCCCCGACCCGGCCGGGGCCCTGGACCACCTGTACGCGACCGGCCTGCGCACCCGCGACGGCATCGGACTACTCGACTCGGCGGTGCGTTGATGGCGAAGCTGTCCTACCTCAAGGCCCTGTCCCGGGCGCTGAACGACGAGATGGCCCGCGACGAGCACGTCTGCGTGCTCGGCGAGGACATCGGCGTCGCCGTCAACAACGTCACCACCGGCCTGCTGGCGAAGTACGGCCCGCAGCGGGTGGTCGACACCCCGCTGTCGGAGCAGGCGTTCACCAGCTTCGCCACCGGCGCCGCGCTGGCGGGCAAGCGGCCCGTCATCGAGTTCCAGATCCCGTCGCTGCTGTTCCTGGTGTTCGAGCAGATCGCCAACCAGGCGCACAAGTTCTCGCTGATGACCGGCGGGCAGGCGAAGGTGCCGGTCACCTACTTCGTGCCGGGCTCCGGCTCGCGCAGCGGCTGGGCCGGGCAGCACTCCGACCACCCGTACGGCCTGTTCGCGCACGTCGGCGTGAAGACCGTGGTCCCCGCGACGCCCGAGGACGCGTACGGGCTGTTCCTGAGCGCGATCCGCGACGACGACCCGGTGGTGCTGTTCGCCCCGGCCCAGGCCCTGGGCGTACGCGCCGACGTGGACATCGCGGCACTGGACGCGGTGCCGCTCGGGGTCGGCCGGGTGCACCGGGAGGGCACCGACGTCACCGTGGTGGCGGTCGGGCACCTGGTGCAGGACGCGCTGGCCGTCGCCGAGCAGCTGGCCGACCAGATCTCGGTGGAGGTCTTCGACCCGCGCACGCTGTACCCGTTCGACTGGGCGGGGCTGGCGGCGTCGGTGCACAAGACCGGGCGCCTGGTCGTCATCGACGACTCCAACCGGATGTGCGGCATCGCGGGCGAGATCCTGGCCACCGCGGCCGAGGAGATGCGGCTGACGGTGCCGCCCAAGCGGGTCACCCGGCCCGACGGCGCGGTCCTCCCGTTCGCCCGCGAACTCGACCTCGCCGTCCAGCCCCACGCCGACCAGCTCCTGACCGCCATCCAGGAGGTATACAAGTCCTCGCCCCGTTGAACACCGGAGTGGAGGAACCGCCGTGACCGCACCATCGCACTGGCGAGTCGTTAAAGCGGCAGCCCACGAGATCGATCCCACCTGGGACAGCGAGGAGCGCATCGAGCGTCGCGCACGCATGCGCCGCCGCATGCTGCGGGAACAGCGAGCGGCCGCCGGGCAGACGCCCGACGGCCGCGATGCTGCTTCCGATCAGTAGACGCTCACGCCGTAGACGGCGAGGGGCTCGGTGACGGGCTGGAAGTAGGTCGTGCCGCCCGAGGTGCAGTTACCGCTGCCGCCGGAGGTCAGGCCGAGCGCGACGGTGCCCGCGAACAGCGAGCCGCCGCTGTCGCCGCCCTCGGCGCAGACCGTGGTGCGGATCAGGCCGGTCACGGTGCCCTCGGCGTAGTTGACCGTCGCGCCCGTGGCGGTGACCCGGCCGCTGTGCAGGCCGGTGGTGCTGCCGCTGCGGTACACGGTCTGGTTGACCACGGCGTTGCCCGCGCTGGTGATGTCCTGCGAGGTGCCGTTGTACAGGTTCACCGTGCCGGGGTGGGCGATGGCGGCGTTGTCGTAGCGGACGAGGCCGTAGTCGTTGCCCGGGAAGCTGGTGCCGACGCGGGCCCCGATGAGGTTCGTGCGGGCCGAGTCGGTGTACCAGCTGGCCGACAGGTTGGTGCAGTGGCCGGCGGTGAGGAAGTAGTACGTGTTCCCGGCGCGGACGTTGAAGCCGAGGGAGCACCGGTAGCCGCCGCCGTAGATGGCGTCGCCGCCCTGGAGCAGGCGGCTGAGCGTGCCGGCCTCGTGCACGACGCGGACCGCGTCGCCGAAGCGGGCCACGACCGCGTTGAGCCGGGTCAGCTTCATGCCGGTCACGGTGCTGTCGGCGGTGACCACGACCTGGTTGCTCACCGGGTCGACGGCCCAGCTGGTGCCGGGGATGCGGGCCAGCCGGTCCAGGTCGGCGCGGGCGGCGTCGAGCTGGGCGGCCGAGTGCTTGACGACCTTGGCCACGCCGCCGGCGGCGCGGACCTTGTCGGCGGCGGCCGCGTCGGTCACGGTGACGACCATCCGGCCGTCGTCGCCGAGGAACGCGCCGGGGGACGCGAGGTCGGCGGCCAGGGCCGCCGCGGCGGTGGGCGACAGCGGGGCGGGGGCGGCGTGGGCCGGGGCGGTCGCCAGCATGCTGCCGGCGAGCAGGAGGG is a window from the Catellatospora sp. TT07R-123 genome containing:
- a CDS encoding alpha-ketoacid dehydrogenase subunit beta — protein: MAKLSYLKALSRALNDEMARDEHVCVLGEDIGVAVNNVTTGLLAKYGPQRVVDTPLSEQAFTSFATGAALAGKRPVIEFQIPSLLFLVFEQIANQAHKFSLMTGGQAKVPVTYFVPGSGSRSGWAGQHSDHPYGLFAHVGVKTVVPATPEDAYGLFLSAIRDDDPVVLFAPAQALGVRADVDIAALDAVPLGVGRVHREGTDVTVVAVGHLVQDALAVAEQLADQISVEVFDPRTLYPFDWAGLAASVHKTGRLVVIDDSNRMCGIAGEILATAAEEMRLTVPPKRVTRPDGAVLPFARELDLAVQPHADQLLTAIQEVYKSSPR
- a CDS encoding S1 family peptidase; its protein translation is MQLTTHPLRRRATVSVAALLLAGSMLATAPAHAAPAPLSPTAAAALAADLASPGAFLGDDGRMVVTVTDAAAADKVRAAGGVAKVVKHSAAQLDAARADLDRLARIPGTSWAVDPVSNQVVVTADSTVTGMKLTRLNAVVARFGDAVRVVHEAGTLSRLLQGGDAIYGGGYRCSLGFNVRAGNTYYFLTAGHCTNLSASWYTDSARTNLIGARVGTSFPGNDYGLVRYDNAAIAHPGTVNLYNGTSQDITSAGNAVVNQTVYRSGSTTGLHSGRVTATGATVNYAEGTVTGLIRTTVCAEGGDSGGSLFAGTVALGLTSGGSGNCTSGGTTYFQPVTEPLAVYGVSVY